One part of the Salvelinus fontinalis isolate EN_2023a chromosome 4, ASM2944872v1, whole genome shotgun sequence genome encodes these proteins:
- the LOC129854211 gene encoding cytochrome P450 2B4-like: protein MIGSVVLLLFFFLLFFFIRVRRPKNFPPGPRPLPILGNLLQLDPVNPLKDLERLKRRYGNVFSLYIGSRPVVVLNGLEAVREALVTRTAEFSGRPNHLMISDITEGKGVIMADFGSSWRDHRRFALTTLRNFGLGKRSMEERILEEVSHICSELERNAGSSMDPQHLFHLAASNIICSVIYGERFEYDNPVFLTLISRIQDLTKIAIGPWAMLYDIIPALRALPLPFKKAFHIYDEIKEHAQKAVTSHKSSRVPGEPRDLIDCYLDQIDMIGDGGSTFNDVQMVFLLIDLFVAGTDTTSNTLRCAMLHLMTNQHIQERCHREIEDVLEGRSYALFEDRHAMPYVQAMIHESQRMADTVPLSVFHKTSCNTQLQGYHLPQGTMVIPNLSSVLHEEGQWKFPQEFNPDNFLNEDGEFVKPEAFLPFSAGSRVCLGEGLARTELFLILVTLLRRFQFVWPEQEGAPNFRKVFGLAQAQKPYCLGVRLRSSQ from the exons ATGATAGGTTCGGTGGTGTTGTTGCTATTTTTCTTCCTTCTGTTCTTCTTCATCAGGGTCCGCAGACCTAAAAACTTCCCCCCAGGACCCCGTCCCCTGCCCATCCTTGGCAATCTGCTACAGCTGGACCCTGTCAACCCCCTCAAAGACCTGGAAAGG CTGAAGAGGCGCTATGGTAACGTGTTCAGTCTGTACATCGGATCACGGCCTGTCGTGGTTCTGAATGGCCTTGAGGCGGTTCGTGAGGCACTGGTGACGCGCACAGCAGAATTTTCAGGACGACCAAACCATCTCATGATCAGCGACATCACAGAAGGCAAAG GGGTCATCATGGCAGATTTTGGCTCCAGCTGGAGGGACCACCGACGCTTTGCTCTGACCACGCTGAGAAACTTTGGTCTGGGCAAACGCTCCATGGAAGAGCGCATCCTTGAGGAGGTCTCCCACATCTGCTCTGAGCTGGAGCGCAATGCTg GCAGTTCGATGGACCCTCAGCACCTGTTCCATCTAGCAGCATCTAACATCATCTGCTCAGTGATTTACGGGGAAAGGTTTGAATACGACAACCCAGTCTTCCTCACCCTCATCAGTAGGATACAGGATTTAACCAAAATTGCTATCGGACCTTGGGCCATG CTCTATGATATCATACCTGCCCTGAGGGCCCTACCCTTGCCCTTCAAGAAAGCCTTCCACATTTATGATGAAATCAAAGAACATGCACAGAAGGCTGTGACCAGCCACAAAAGTTCAAGGGTCCCAGGAGAGCCCAGGGACCTCATTGACTGCTACCTTGACCAGATTGACATG ATTGGTGATGGAGGCTCCACATTTAATGACGTGCAGATGGTGTTTCTACTAATTGATCTTTTCGTTGCTGGGACAGACACCACTTCCAACACCCTCCGCTGTGCCATGCTACACCTGATGACCAACCAACACATACAGG aacgTTGTCACCGGGAAATTGAGGACGTTCTTGAGGGACGTTCATACGCATTGTTTGAGGACCGTCACGCCATGCCGTACGTTCAAGCGATGATCCACGAGTCACAGCGGATGGCTGACACTGTTCCTCTTAGCGTGTTCCATAAGACCTCCTGCAACACGCAACTACAAGGCTACCACCTGCCCCAG GGCACGATGGTGATTCCTAACTTGTCCTCAGTGCTCCATGAAGAGGGCCAGTGGAAGTTCCCTCAGGAGTTCAACCCTGACAACTTCCTCAATGAGGACGGGGAGTTTGTGAAACCAGAGGCCTTTCTGCCATTCTCagcag GCTCTCGTGTATGCCTGGGAGAAGGGTTAGCGCGCACTGAGCTCTTTCTGATACTGGTGACCTTGCTTCGACGTTTCCAATTTGTCTGGCCTGAACAAGAAGGTGCACCCAACTTCCGCAAGGTTTTTGGCCTTGCACAGGCGCAAAAACCCTACTGCCTGGGTGTGCGCCTGAGGAGCAGCCAGTGA